A stretch of the Bacillota bacterium genome encodes the following:
- a CDS encoding alpha/beta-type small acid-soluble spore protein — MSRRKSIMSDKLKSEIAEELGVYDIVKTNGWGDVSSRDCGNMVKKAIEIAERYTDSK, encoded by the coding sequence ATGAGTAGGCGCAAAAGTATAATGTCTGATAAATTAAAAAGTGAAATAGCTGAAGAACTTGGTGTATATGATATTGTTAAGACAAACGGTTGGGGCGATGTTTCGTCAAGAGACTGTGGTAATATGGTTAAAAAAGCTATTGAAATTGCAGAAAGATATACAGACAGCAAGTAG
- a CDS encoding L,D-transpeptidase family protein yields the protein MYKKYPIASGRPGWPSPIGQWQIVEKSDWGEGFGGRWLGLNVIWGKYGIHGTTQEGSIGSAASHGCIRMLNKDIKELYNLVSIGTPVIIEDGSYGPFGTGFRELRPGDRGADVLAVQQRLKELGYFKGKNTGIYEDNLKQSLYKFQKEKGLRIKYTITKDDYHAMGLQEFE from the coding sequence ATGTATAAAAAATATCCAATCGCATCAGGAAGACCTGGTTGGCCATCTCCGATAGGACAATGGCAAATAGTTGAAAAAAGTGATTGGGGTGAAGGCTTCGGAGGGAGATGGCTTGGACTAAATGTTATTTGGGGTAAATATGGAATACATGGTACAACTCAAGAGGGATCGATTGGCAGCGCTGCAAGCCACGGATGCATTAGAATGTTAAATAAAGATATAAAAGAATTATATAATTTAGTTTCAATAGGCACACCAGTAATCATTGAGGATGGATCTTACGGCCCATTCGGAACAGGGTTTAGGGAACTGAGACCCGGTGACAGGGGAGCAGATGTCCTTGCAGTGCAGCAGAGGCTTAAAGAGCTTGGCTATTTTAAAGGTAAAAATACGGGAATCTATGAAGATAATTTAAAACAGTCTTTATACAAATTTCAAAAGGAAAAAGGGCTTAGGATAAAATATACAATTACTAAAGATGATTACCATGCAATGGGCCTTCAAGAATTTGAATGA
- a CDS encoding chemotaxis protein CheX, protein MDKVLTECFVKSASSIIKDITGLTFKTDDIVLKDQPCNCKDVVILIGITGKLRGNVVVNMTYDLAYKIAAIMLMEQEIKEMDMMSESAVCELCNMMMGNAATKLSEMGIEIDITPPTILTGQNIQYHVEKARIISIPFVFENNNIFELNISYKTE, encoded by the coding sequence ATGGATAAAGTTCTAACGGAGTGTTTTGTCAAATCGGCGTCGTCAATTATAAAAGATATAACTGGTTTAACATTTAAAACAGATGATATTGTTCTAAAGGATCAACCATGTAACTGCAAAGATGTTGTAATATTAATTGGTATAACCGGAAAACTTCGCGGTAATGTCGTTGTAAATATGACCTATGACCTTGCTTATAAAATAGCGGCCATTATGTTGATGGAACAGGAAATAAAAGAAATGGATATGATGTCAGAAAGCGCAGTATGCGAATTGTGTAACATGATGATGGGGAATGCAGCTACAAAGCTTTCGGAAATGGGTATTGAGATCGATATTACGCCTCCAACTATTCTTACGGGACAAAATATTCAATATCATGTTGAAAAAGCAAGAATAATCAGTATTCCATTTGTTTTTGAAAATAATAATATATTTGAATTAAATATTTCCTATAAAACAGAATAG